In the genome of Hippoglossus hippoglossus isolate fHipHip1 chromosome 4, fHipHip1.pri, whole genome shotgun sequence, one region contains:
- the ttc39c gene encoding tetratricopeptide repeat protein 39C — MAGPEQQQQQQQVEEKAEYIDDAEMALQGINMLLNNGFKESDELFRRYRSQSPLMSFGASFVSFLNAMMTFEEEKMQTACDDLRTTEKLCESDSAGVIETIRNKIKKSMDSQRSGVVVVDRLQRQIIVADCQVYLAVLSFVKQELSAYIKGGWILRKAWKMYNKCHSDISQLQETCQRRSSVTQDSLSADNANHNAPLENGVTPEALDRLKGSVSFGYGLFHLCISMVPPHLLKIINLLGFPGDRLQGLSSLMYASESKDMKAPLATLALLWYHTVVLPFFALDGSDTHAGLMEAKAILQRKSVVYPNSSLFMFFKGRVQRLECQINSALACFHDALELASDQREIQHVCLYEIGWCSMIEMNFEDAYRSFERLKNESRWSQCYYAYLTGVCQGASGDLDGASGVFKDVQKLFKRKNNQIEQFAVKRAERLRKTSPTRELCILGVIEVLYLWKALQNCSSSKLQIMNQVLQSVDDASCRGLKHLLLGAIHKCHGNMRDAVQSLQLAARDDYGRQINSYVQPYAVYELGCILLAQPETVGKGRSLLLQAKEDFTSYDFENRLHVRIHSALASLREVVAQ; from the exons ATGGCGGGtcccgagcagcagcagcagcagcagcaggtggaggagaaggcAGAGTACATAGATGATGCTGAGATGGCTCTGCAAGGAATCAACATGCTGCTCAACAACGGATTCAAGGAGAGCGACGAGCTCTTCAGGAGATACAG GAGCCAGAGCCCACTGATGAGCTTCGGGGCCAGTTTCGTCAGTTTCCTG AATGCCATGATGACAtttgaggaggagaagatgcagACGGCCTGTGATGACCTGAGGACTACTGAGAAACTGTGTGAGAGCGACAGCGCCGGAGTGATAGAGACAATCAGAAACAAGATAAAGAAGAGC atgGACTCTCAAAGGTCAGGTGTTGTTGTGGTGGACCGCCTTCAGAGACAGATCATCGTTGCTGACTGTCAGGTGTACCTCGCAGTGCTCTCCTTTGTCAAACAGGAACTTTCTG CCTACATCAAAGGAGGCTGGATTCTTCGTAAGGCTTGGAAAATGTACAACAAGTGCCACAGTGACATCAGCCAGCTGCAGGAGACCTGTCAGCGCAGGTCCTCTGTCACCCAGGACTCCCTGTCAGCAGACAACGCCAACCACAACGCCCCGTTGGAGAACGGCGTGACGCCCGAGGCCCTGGACCGACTCAAGGGCTCCGTCAGCTTCGGCTACGGCCTTTTCCATTTGTGCATCTCAATGGTGCCGCCACACCTGCTCAAGATTATCAACCTTCTGGGTTTTCCCGGGGACAGACTCCAGGGCCTCTCCTCCCTAATGTATGCGAGCGAGAGCAAGGACATGAAGGCGCCGCTGGCTAC GTTGGCCCTCCTGTGGTACCACACGGTAGTGCTTCCTTTCTTCGCTCTGGATGGCTCTGACACACATGCAGGGCTAATGGAGGCCAAGGCTATTCTGCAGAGAAAGTCGGTGGTTTACCCCAACTCATCGCTCTTCATGTTCTTTAAGGGACGGGTTCAGAGGCTAGAG TGCCAAATCAACAGTGCTTTGGCCTGTTTCCATGATGCTTTAGAGCTTGCATCAGACCAAAGAGAGATCCAGCATGTGTGTCTCTATGAGATTG GATGGTGTAGCATGATAGAGATGAATTTTGAAGATGCGTACAGGTCGTTTGAGAGGCTGAAGAACGAGTCGCGCTGGTCACAGTGCTACTACGCTTACTTAACCGGCG TGTGTCAGGGTGCTTCTGGCGACCTGGATGGAGCGAGTGGAGTTTTCAAAGATGTGCAGAAGCTCtttaagaggaaaaacaaccagATAGAGCAGTTTGCTGTCAAAAGG GCTGAGAGATTGAGAAAGACATCTCCCACCAGAGAGCTATGCATCCTTGGTGTAATCGAAGTGCTATATCTGTGGAAAGCACTTCAAAACTGCTCCTCATCTAAATTGCAGATAATGAATCAGG TGTTACAGAGTGTAGATGATGCTTCGTGCAGAGGCTTGAAACATCTCCTTCTCGGTGCCATTCACAAATGTCATGGGAATATGAGAGACGCTGTTCAG TCACTCCAGTTGGCTGCTAGAGACGACTATGGACGGCAGATCAACTCATATGTTCAACCATATGCTGTCTATGAACTGGGATGTATACTCCTTGCACAACCTGAG ACAGTGGGAAAGGGAAGATCATTGCTACTTCAAGCAAAG GAGGATTTTACGAGCTACGACTTTGAGAACAGGCTTCATGTCCGCATCCACTCCGCCCTGGCCTCGTTGAGGGAGGTAGTGGCGCAGTGA